The following are from one region of the Planctomonas sp. JC2975 genome:
- a CDS encoding aminotransferase class I/II-fold pyridoxal phosphate-dependent enzyme has translation MDRVAAQPLELLRTRTSEKWTAYPPDVLPLFVAESDFPLAEPVASALHAAIDRSDTGYIGDDGGATTQAFASFARRRWGWDVDSARVRTTTDVSVVIAEGLRALIEPGDGVVIMPPVYPPFFELIPEAGGRVVEAPLARSDDGGYRIDLDAVERALASGARAVLLCNPHNPLGLVHTRDELTALSEVVDRHGAVVLSDEIHAPLTHSDATFVPYLTVSEAAREHTIAAHSASKAFNLAGLKCALFVTASDRTTALVEGLPEEVEVRTSLFGRMATTAAFEHGDAWLDGVVASIEDNRRRLASLLAERMPSVGYLEPRASYLTWLDLSALGWGEDPAPVALERARVAVNSGLTFGREGAGFVRLNIGCSPEVLTEAVDRLARAAA, from the coding sequence ATGGACCGTGTCGCCGCCCAGCCGCTCGAGCTGCTCCGCACCCGCACCAGCGAGAAGTGGACGGCGTACCCGCCGGATGTGCTTCCGCTCTTCGTCGCGGAGTCGGACTTCCCGCTCGCCGAGCCCGTGGCATCCGCGCTGCACGCCGCGATCGACCGTTCGGACACCGGCTACATCGGCGACGACGGCGGGGCTACGACGCAGGCATTCGCCTCCTTCGCGCGGCGCCGCTGGGGCTGGGACGTCGATTCCGCCCGCGTGCGCACCACGACGGATGTCAGCGTCGTGATCGCCGAGGGCCTCCGCGCCCTCATCGAGCCGGGCGACGGCGTCGTGATCATGCCGCCGGTGTATCCGCCGTTCTTCGAGCTCATCCCCGAGGCGGGAGGTCGCGTCGTGGAGGCGCCTCTCGCGCGCTCCGACGATGGTGGTTACCGCATCGACCTGGACGCGGTCGAGCGGGCGCTGGCATCCGGAGCCCGCGCTGTACTGCTCTGCAACCCGCACAATCCGCTCGGTCTCGTGCACACGCGCGACGAGCTCACCGCACTGAGCGAGGTCGTCGATCGGCACGGCGCCGTCGTGCTGAGCGACGAGATCCACGCCCCGCTGACGCACTCCGACGCCACGTTCGTTCCCTATCTCACGGTGTCGGAGGCCGCTCGGGAGCACACCATCGCCGCGCACTCCGCGAGCAAGGCGTTCAACCTCGCCGGTCTCAAGTGCGCGCTCTTCGTCACCGCGTCGGATCGCACGACGGCGCTGGTCGAGGGGCTTCCCGAGGAGGTGGAGGTGCGCACGAGCCTCTTCGGCCGCATGGCGACCACTGCAGCGTTCGAGCACGGCGACGCGTGGCTCGACGGCGTGGTCGCCTCGATCGAGGACAACCGACGTCGCCTGGCCTCGCTGCTCGCAGAGCGGATGCCATCCGTCGGCTACCTCGAGCCCCGTGCGAGCTACCTGACCTGGCTCGACCTCTCAGCACTCGGCTGGGGCGAGGATCCCGCGCCCGTCGCACTCGAACGCGCCAGAGTCGCCGTCAACAGCGGCCTGACGTTCGGGCGCGAGGGAGCAGGATTCGTTCGCCTCAACATCGGATGCTCGCCCGAGGTGCTCACCGAGGCCGTCGACCGCCTGGCACGCGCGGCGGCCTGA
- a CDS encoding FUSC family protein, whose amino-acid sequence MRNAWQSLLRSLADPGLLRLRAAAVTYTTAVICGVLAGIPAAILGSGPSLVVLAVMLSISFTDERAGATAAQRWISLCMLPLVGIAAVGVARLMVGVPLLGDALFVVVLSAGVWVRRYGPTASRIGTLVALPFIAVLVVPAPVNPGPGFTLWGAAVALLVAVVGLLVQWLARLTGVTQRPPRALTAPPAGVATPESGERSAAPTPTPTPETATAPADQQGIRPGRGRMRPIASTRMAIQLAVTLSGAFLIGHLVFGEHWFWCVLTAYLVASGNRGRGDVVYKGIHRTIGAAAGTVVAALLSLVATTGPVSQQAAGMSLLAIAVILALGLWLRPAGYGWWAAAMTAMLSILQEVTGTQPGPVMLVRLAAIVVAGAFAVAVAWWVLPVRTGDALRARTAAVLGALTGLLLACIREPDAVPYLRAALDGTIAGLKQLGPTLRLERATRMRRRRDDHRADVIPALEACRQEADAVASHVEHGQPLSGADARQAGAIARRLGQYRRMLAGTPVTLQGLETPSFPDLGTAVADLAAPLRLVARPARSGATRTSTVPGPRAPGAAEPHATARGDAQHDR is encoded by the coding sequence ATGCGCAACGCGTGGCAGTCGCTGCTCAGGAGCCTGGCCGATCCAGGGCTCCTGCGCCTGAGGGCTGCTGCCGTCACCTACACGACTGCGGTGATCTGCGGAGTTCTCGCGGGCATCCCCGCTGCGATTCTCGGCAGCGGGCCCTCGCTCGTCGTGCTCGCCGTGATGCTGTCGATCAGCTTCACGGACGAACGCGCGGGTGCGACCGCCGCCCAGCGCTGGATCTCCCTCTGCATGCTGCCGCTCGTCGGCATCGCCGCCGTCGGCGTGGCGCGACTGATGGTCGGCGTTCCGCTTCTGGGCGATGCACTGTTCGTCGTCGTGCTTTCGGCCGGCGTCTGGGTGCGACGCTACGGCCCCACAGCATCCCGCATCGGCACCCTCGTCGCCCTGCCCTTCATCGCGGTGCTCGTCGTTCCCGCGCCAGTGAATCCCGGGCCGGGATTCACGCTCTGGGGTGCAGCCGTTGCACTGCTCGTGGCCGTCGTCGGTCTGCTCGTGCAGTGGCTTGCGCGCCTGACCGGTGTGACGCAGAGGCCACCGCGTGCTCTCACGGCTCCACCCGCAGGGGTCGCGACGCCCGAGTCAGGGGAACGCAGCGCAGCACCAACGCCGACACCAACACCCGAGACCGCAACCGCGCCCGCGGATCAACAGGGCATCCGACCCGGCCGGGGACGGATGCGTCCGATCGCCAGCACGCGCATGGCCATCCAGCTGGCGGTGACGCTGAGCGGTGCCTTCCTGATCGGGCATCTGGTGTTCGGCGAGCACTGGTTCTGGTGCGTGCTGACGGCGTACCTCGTCGCGAGCGGAAACCGCGGGCGAGGCGACGTCGTGTACAAGGGCATCCATCGCACGATCGGTGCAGCGGCCGGAACCGTGGTGGCCGCGTTGCTGTCGCTGGTGGCCACCACCGGCCCGGTGAGCCAGCAGGCGGCGGGGATGTCGCTGCTCGCCATCGCCGTCATCCTCGCGCTCGGCCTGTGGCTGCGTCCTGCCGGCTACGGCTGGTGGGCTGCGGCGATGACGGCGATGCTCTCCATCCTGCAGGAGGTCACGGGCACGCAGCCAGGGCCCGTGATGCTCGTGCGGCTCGCCGCGATCGTCGTCGCCGGCGCGTTCGCCGTCGCTGTCGCCTGGTGGGTGCTGCCTGTGCGCACCGGCGACGCGCTGCGCGCCCGCACCGCCGCAGTCCTCGGCGCACTGACCGGGCTGCTGCTGGCGTGCATCCGCGAGCCGGATGCCGTTCCGTACCTCCGCGCCGCGCTCGACGGCACGATCGCGGGACTGAAGCAGCTCGGTCCGACGCTGCGCTTGGAGCGGGCGACCCGCATGCGACGCCGTCGCGATGACCACCGCGCCGACGTGATCCCCGCCCTCGAGGCCTGCCGTCAGGAGGCGGACGCGGTCGCGTCCCATGTGGAGCACGGTCAGCCGCTCAGCGGTGCCGACGCTCGCCAGGCGGGCGCCATCGCGCGACGTCTCGGCCAGTACCGACGGATGCTCGCGGGCACGCCCGTCACCCTCCAGGGCCTCGAGACCCCGTCGTTCCCCGACCTGGGCACCGCCGTCGCCGACCTCGCTGCCCCGCTTCGCCTCGTCGCCCGTCCGGCGCGGAGCGGCGCCACCCGAACCAGCACGGTGCCCGGTCCGCGAGCGCCGGGCGCGGCCGAGCCCCACGCGACGGCGCGCGGGGATGCCCAGCACGACCGCTGA
- a CDS encoding NAD(P)-dependent alcohol dehydrogenase yields MKALQYRAVGQEPEVVELETPEPGPGQVRLKVTAAGACHSDSFVMSLPEEAAAGYHLPLTLGHEGAGIVDKLGDGVIGVSVGEAVAVYGPWGCGYCYNCAQGKENYCENAAALGIQPPGLGAPGAMAEYLIVDNARHLVPLGDLDPVQNVALTDAGLTPYHAIKYAIDRLAPGSTAVVIGAGGLGHVAIQILRAITSARVIALDVSEQKLELAREVGAHHVFASDATAADNVRSVAPHGVDAVFDFVVIQPTIDLGQAILGSEGRQLLVGVGAGSAKVGVVSGNPYESSIMAPYWGSRSELFEVLELARNGSVTVETEVFSLDDAPEAYRRLHDGTLRGRAVVVP; encoded by the coding sequence ATGAAGGCACTGCAGTATCGCGCCGTCGGCCAGGAGCCGGAGGTCGTGGAACTCGAGACACCGGAACCCGGGCCAGGCCAGGTGAGGCTGAAGGTGACCGCTGCCGGCGCCTGCCACTCCGATTCGTTCGTGATGAGCCTGCCGGAGGAGGCAGCGGCCGGCTACCACCTTCCACTCACTCTCGGGCACGAGGGTGCCGGGATCGTCGACAAGCTCGGCGACGGCGTGATCGGCGTGTCCGTCGGCGAGGCCGTCGCGGTCTACGGGCCGTGGGGTTGCGGGTATTGCTACAACTGCGCCCAGGGCAAGGAGAACTACTGCGAGAACGCGGCCGCCCTGGGGATCCAGCCGCCAGGGCTCGGAGCTCCGGGCGCGATGGCCGAGTACCTCATCGTGGACAACGCACGCCATCTGGTGCCGCTCGGCGACCTGGATCCGGTGCAGAACGTCGCGTTGACGGATGCCGGTCTGACGCCGTACCACGCAATCAAGTACGCCATCGACCGTCTCGCGCCCGGCTCGACCGCCGTCGTGATCGGTGCGGGCGGACTCGGCCACGTCGCGATCCAGATCCTGCGCGCCATCACGAGTGCGAGGGTGATCGCCCTCGATGTGTCGGAGCAGAAACTCGAGCTCGCCCGCGAAGTCGGCGCGCATCACGTGTTCGCCTCGGATGCCACCGCAGCCGACAACGTGCGTTCCGTTGCCCCGCACGGCGTGGACGCCGTCTTCGACTTCGTGGTCATCCAGCCGACGATCGACCTCGGGCAGGCCATCCTGGGCAGCGAGGGACGGCAGTTGCTGGTCGGCGTCGGCGCCGGATCCGCGAAGGTCGGCGTCGTCAGCGGCAACCCGTACGAGTCCTCGATCATGGCGCCGTACTGGGGCAGCCGATCCGAGCTCTTCGAGGTGCTCGAACTGGCCAGGAACGGCAGCGTCACTGTGGAGACGGAGGTGTTCTCGCTCGACGACGCGCCGGAGGCGTACCGGCGCCTGCACGATGGCACGCTTCGCGGGCGAGCGGTCGTCGTGCCCTGA
- a CDS encoding DUF1707 domain-containing protein, giving the protein MVDYANPLRPTERVADRDRADAVAALATARDEGRLSPAEFEERSNFARTAVTWGDLAPLFKDLPRPPAPATQDDWGRHSRALGGAVGATIMAFIPFLSLGLFFIAGFAWNGWAWGWLFFLLIPLCGIVIYGPGSEDRRRR; this is encoded by the coding sequence ATGGTCGACTACGCGAACCCCCTTCGTCCCACCGAACGTGTCGCCGATCGCGACCGAGCGGATGCCGTGGCCGCCCTCGCGACAGCGCGAGACGAAGGCAGACTGTCGCCCGCCGAGTTCGAAGAGCGCTCCAACTTCGCCCGCACGGCCGTGACGTGGGGTGACCTCGCTCCCCTGTTCAAGGATCTCCCCCGGCCGCCCGCGCCCGCGACTCAGGACGACTGGGGCCGCCACTCCCGCGCGCTCGGCGGCGCTGTCGGCGCCACCATCATGGCGTTCATCCCGTTCCTGTCACTCGGCCTGTTCTTCATCGCGGGATTCGCCTGGAACGGCTGGGCCTGGGGCTGGCTGTTCTTCTTGCTGATCCCGCTGTGCGGCATCGTGATCTACGGTCCGGGGTCGGAGGACCGCCGGCGCCGCTGA
- the guaB gene encoding IMP dehydrogenase: protein MNDPGEDRGEMNQADPFGFMGLTYDDVLLLPGYSDLAPSDIDTTSRLTREISLRVPLVSAAMDTVTEARMAIAMARQGGIGVLHRNLSIEDQARQVDLVKRTQTGIIDNPVTIGQSATLEELDTLAGEYRISGFPVVDGDQRLIGIVTNRDLRFTPVAEWKTTTVADVMTHAPLITGPSTITRGEATTLLRKHKLERLPLIDDSGRLTGLITVKDFVKSEQFPNASQDGSGRLLVGAAIGYFGDAWQRATTLIDAGVDVLVADTAHGNVRMLIEMVARLKKDPATRDVQVIGGNVATREGAQSFVDAGADGIKVGVGPGSICTTRIITGVGVPQITAVYEASLAARAAGVPIIADGGMRHSGEIGKAIVAGAEAVMLGSMLAGTEETPGDTILVNGKQFKAYRGMGSLGAMSSRGKKSYSKDRYFQAEVADDSLIVPEGVEGQVPFKGSLNTVAHQLVGGLHQTMFYVGARTIPELQEKGKFVRITSASLKESHPHDVQMTVEAPNYSR, encoded by the coding sequence ATGAACGACCCAGGCGAAGACAGGGGAGAGATGAACCAGGCAGACCCGTTCGGTTTCATGGGATTGACCTACGACGACGTGCTTCTGCTTCCCGGATACTCGGACCTCGCCCCATCGGACATCGATACCACCTCACGGCTGACCCGGGAGATCTCGCTGCGAGTGCCTCTGGTCTCGGCCGCCATGGACACGGTGACGGAAGCGAGGATGGCGATCGCCATGGCCCGCCAGGGCGGCATCGGTGTGCTGCACCGCAACCTGTCGATCGAAGACCAGGCGCGCCAGGTCGATCTCGTCAAGCGCACGCAGACCGGCATCATCGACAACCCCGTGACGATCGGCCAGTCGGCAACGCTCGAGGAGCTCGACACGCTCGCCGGCGAGTACCGCATCTCGGGCTTCCCCGTCGTCGACGGCGACCAGCGGCTGATCGGCATCGTCACGAACCGCGACCTCCGCTTCACGCCGGTCGCCGAGTGGAAGACGACGACCGTGGCCGACGTCATGACTCACGCGCCGCTCATCACGGGTCCGTCGACGATCACGCGCGGAGAGGCCACGACCCTGCTGCGCAAGCACAAGCTCGAGCGACTCCCGCTGATCGACGATTCCGGCCGTCTCACCGGCCTCATCACGGTCAAGGACTTCGTCAAATCGGAGCAGTTCCCGAACGCGTCGCAGGACGGCAGCGGCCGCCTGCTCGTCGGAGCGGCGATCGGCTACTTCGGCGACGCGTGGCAGCGCGCGACGACACTCATCGACGCCGGCGTCGACGTGCTGGTCGCGGACACGGCGCACGGCAACGTCCGCATGCTGATCGAGATGGTCGCCAGGCTGAAGAAGGATCCTGCGACGCGCGACGTGCAGGTCATCGGGGGCAACGTCGCCACCCGCGAAGGAGCGCAGTCGTTCGTCGACGCGGGCGCCGACGGCATCAAGGTCGGTGTCGGCCCAGGCTCCATCTGCACCACGCGCATCATCACCGGCGTCGGGGTGCCGCAGATCACCGCCGTGTACGAGGCATCGCTGGCCGCTCGCGCTGCTGGCGTCCCGATCATCGCCGATGGTGGCATGCGTCACTCGGGAGAGATCGGAAAGGCCATCGTGGCCGGTGCCGAGGCGGTCATGCTCGGCTCGATGCTCGCGGGCACCGAGGAGACGCCTGGCGACACCATCCTGGTGAACGGCAAGCAGTTTAAGGCGTATCGCGGCATGGGCTCACTCGGCGCGATGTCGTCGCGCGGCAAGAAGTCGTATTCGAAGGACCGCTATTTCCAGGCCGAAGTGGCCGATGACTCGCTCATCGTCCCGGAGGGCGTGGAGGGTCAAGTGCCGTTCAAGGGCTCGCTCAACACCGTCGCGCACCAGCTCGTCGGCGGACTGCACCAGACGATGTTCTACGTCGGCGCGCGCACCATCCCCGAACTGCAGGAGAAGGGAAAGTTCGTGCGCATCACGTCGGCGTCGCTGAAGGAGAGCCATCCCCACGACGTGCAGATGACGGTCGAGGCGCCGAACTACTCGCGCTGA
- the rarD gene encoding EamA family transporter RarD: MFYAVAAYLVWGFLPIYFIALAPTGPFEIVAWRVLFSLVFCAIAILVTRAWRPFAAILKRPRIVLIMGAAGALIYVNWQTYVYATTSGQVVEASLGYFINPIVTVLLGVIVLRERLRVTQWIAIGISLVAVVVLTVGYGKLPWIALALAFSFGLYGLVKKQVGRDVDALSGLTLETAWLAPVAAVQLIVVGATTGITLGHEGPWHTVALVGAGVITAVPLLFFAAASRRLPLIVMGFIQYFTPILQLIVGVALLHEPMPVERWIGFGLVWVALAVLTVDLVLAVRRDRRAGTANEESTDAVASDPLPE, from the coding sequence ATCTTCTACGCCGTTGCGGCGTATCTCGTCTGGGGCTTCCTGCCGATTTACTTCATCGCGCTCGCGCCGACCGGACCCTTCGAGATCGTCGCGTGGCGCGTTCTGTTCTCGCTCGTCTTCTGCGCGATAGCCATCCTGGTCACGAGGGCATGGCGCCCGTTCGCCGCGATCCTGAAGCGGCCGCGCATCGTGCTCATCATGGGCGCCGCAGGCGCGCTCATCTACGTGAACTGGCAGACGTATGTGTACGCGACGACGTCGGGCCAGGTGGTCGAGGCATCGCTCGGCTACTTCATCAACCCGATCGTGACGGTGCTGCTCGGAGTGATCGTGCTGCGGGAGCGCCTCCGCGTGACGCAGTGGATCGCGATCGGCATCTCGCTCGTCGCCGTCGTGGTGCTCACGGTCGGCTACGGCAAGCTGCCGTGGATCGCCCTCGCCCTCGCGTTCTCCTTCGGCCTCTACGGGCTGGTGAAGAAGCAGGTCGGACGCGATGTGGATGCGCTCAGCGGACTCACGCTCGAGACGGCGTGGCTGGCGCCGGTCGCCGCCGTGCAGCTGATCGTGGTCGGCGCAACCACCGGGATCACGCTCGGTCACGAGGGACCTTGGCACACTGTCGCTCTGGTGGGAGCCGGCGTCATCACCGCCGTGCCGCTGCTGTTCTTCGCAGCGGCATCGAGACGGCTGCCGCTCATCGTGATGGGCTTCATCCAGTACTTCACTCCGATCCTGCAGCTCATCGTCGGGGTAGCGCTGCTGCACGAGCCGATGCCCGTCGAACGCTGGATCGGCTTCGGGCTGGTGTGGGTCGCGCTCGCCGTGCTCACGGTCGATCTCGTACTCGCCGTACGTCGCGACCGCCGAGCAGGAACGGCGAACGAGGAGTCGACGGATGCCGTGGCATCCGACCCGCTGCCCGAGTGA
- the groES gene encoding co-chaperone GroES, producing the protein MSVSIKPLEDRIVIKQVEAEQTTASGLVIPDTAKEKPQEGEVIAVGPGRIDDNGNRVPLDVNVGDKVLYSKYGGTEVKFGGDEFLVLSARDVLAVIER; encoded by the coding sequence GTGTCGGTCTCCATCAAGCCGCTCGAGGATCGCATCGTTATCAAGCAGGTTGAGGCTGAGCAGACCACTGCGTCCGGCCTGGTCATCCCCGACACCGCCAAGGAGAAGCCGCAGGAGGGCGAGGTCATCGCCGTCGGCCCCGGTCGCATCGACGACAACGGCAACCGCGTGCCGCTCGACGTGAACGTCGGCGACAAGGTTCTCTACTCGAAGTACGGCGGAACCGAGGTCAAGTTCGGTGGCGACGAGTTCCTCGTGCTGTCGGCTCGCGACGTGCTGGCGGTCATCGAGCGCTGA
- a CDS encoding flavin reductase family protein codes for MTTTASSTASVAAAALAAVQDVRSVPPREATSAAFKEAFRLHPAGIALITATTEEGPVGLTASSVASVGIDPPSLAFSVTRATGSAGGILSAPTHLVHLLDAQHVDLARVFAVSGTERFTAEQGWSYLPTGEPHLAEARVALRCRILQQTSVGSSVLVLAEVLDIHVGERGESVAYVDREFRRLGD; via the coding sequence ATGACCACAACCGCATCCTCAACCGCATCCGTCGCAGCTGCAGCCCTGGCTGCCGTGCAGGACGTTCGTTCCGTGCCGCCGCGGGAGGCGACATCCGCCGCCTTCAAGGAGGCCTTCAGACTGCATCCGGCGGGGATCGCGCTGATCACTGCGACGACCGAAGAGGGGCCTGTCGGCCTGACCGCGTCGAGCGTGGCGTCCGTGGGGATCGACCCGCCGTCGCTGGCCTTCTCGGTGACACGCGCGACCGGCAGTGCCGGCGGTATCCTCTCCGCTCCGACGCACCTCGTGCACCTTCTCGACGCGCAGCACGTCGACCTCGCTCGGGTGTTCGCGGTGTCGGGAACGGAGCGGTTCACGGCGGAGCAGGGGTGGTCCTACCTGCCGACGGGCGAGCCGCACCTGGCGGAGGCCCGGGTCGCGCTGAGGTGCCGCATCCTGCAGCAGACCAGTGTCGGATCGTCGGTGCTGGTGCTCGCCGAGGTGCTGGACATCCACGTGGGCGAGCGAGGCGAGTCGGTGGCGTACGTCGACCGCGAGTTCCGCAGACTGGGCGACTGA
- a CDS encoding class I SAM-dependent methyltransferase, protein MERAELVELLSPEGLRLLDSLPRYESAADVVRTVSALRKEGHPPGLVAAALTQSKLRAKAAGKFGPFADRMLFTEAGLEQATRLSVAARHAARFSRAGLTRVADLGCGIGGDAMAFSALDLEVTAVDADEVTAAIASYNLAPFPQSQVLNARAEDVDLVGQNAVYLDPARRTSGHANTRRLSDPGDWSPSLDFAFGVAERMPVGVKLGPGVDHALLPDDAEAQWVSVDGQVVEVGVWTGTLARDGIRRAALVLHGDRVAELTAAGDADDEPVGELGDYLYEPDGAVIRARLIGDLARGLQARMLRHDIAYLTSDSFVETDFAVGFRVLEELPYKESELRAALAARHIGTLEIKKRGADVDPAALRKRLKLKGESSGTLVLTRIGARHVALLVERMGASAGA, encoded by the coding sequence GTGGAACGCGCGGAACTGGTCGAGCTGCTGAGCCCGGAAGGCCTGCGCCTCCTGGACTCGCTGCCTCGATACGAGAGCGCAGCAGACGTGGTGCGCACGGTGTCCGCGTTGCGCAAGGAGGGGCATCCGCCCGGCCTGGTGGCGGCAGCGCTGACTCAGTCGAAGCTGCGAGCGAAGGCCGCGGGCAAATTCGGGCCGTTCGCCGATCGGATGCTGTTCACCGAGGCAGGGCTCGAGCAGGCGACGCGGCTGTCGGTCGCCGCGCGCCACGCCGCGCGGTTCTCGCGCGCCGGACTGACCAGGGTGGCGGATCTCGGCTGCGGCATCGGCGGGGATGCGATGGCATTCTCCGCCCTCGATCTCGAGGTCACGGCCGTGGACGCAGACGAGGTGACGGCCGCCATCGCCAGCTACAACCTGGCCCCGTTCCCGCAGTCGCAGGTGCTGAACGCCCGTGCCGAGGACGTCGACCTCGTCGGTCAGAACGCCGTCTACCTGGACCCCGCCCGCCGCACGTCGGGTCACGCGAACACGAGGCGGCTCTCCGATCCGGGCGACTGGTCGCCCAGCCTCGACTTCGCGTTCGGCGTGGCGGAGCGGATGCCCGTCGGCGTCAAGCTCGGACCCGGCGTCGACCACGCACTGCTCCCCGACGACGCGGAAGCCCAGTGGGTCTCCGTCGACGGCCAGGTCGTCGAGGTGGGCGTCTGGACGGGCACACTGGCGCGGGACGGCATCCGTCGTGCCGCGCTCGTTCTGCACGGCGATCGCGTCGCCGAGCTCACCGCCGCCGGCGATGCCGACGACGAACCGGTCGGCGAGCTGGGCGACTACCTGTACGAGCCGGACGGCGCCGTCATCCGTGCCAGGCTCATCGGCGACCTGGCACGAGGTCTCCAGGCACGGATGCTGCGGCACGACATCGCGTACCTCACCTCAGACTCATTCGTCGAGACCGACTTCGCCGTCGGGTTCCGCGTGCTCGAGGAGCTGCCGTACAAGGAGTCCGAGCTGCGGGCCGCGCTCGCGGCACGACACATCGGCACCCTCGAGATCAAGAAGCGCGGAGCGGATGTCGACCCCGCCGCCCTGCGCAAGCGGCTGAAGCTCAAGGGCGAGAGCTCTGGCACCCTCGTGCTGACCCGGATCGGCGCGCGGCACGTCGCGCTGCTGGTCGAGCGGATGGGCGCATCCGCCGGAGCGTGA
- a CDS encoding DUF4190 domain-containing protein: MSDPNAPQNPEQVPQQPDAAPQQPAPPPPAQPPVPPQPGYGAPQPPAPPQPGYGAPQQPYGAPQQPYGAPQQPYGAPQQPGYGAPQQSPVYGAPQPPVPQYGAPQQPPVPPYGAPQYGQPYAPAPAGKSPVLSILALIGGIIGVISLGWGALFGIAAIVLGFLGKSREPQAKGMWLTGIILGFVSVLFIVLWIIFIIIAAVASASYSYTY, encoded by the coding sequence ATGTCAGACCCCAACGCTCCGCAGAATCCGGAGCAGGTGCCGCAACAGCCTGACGCGGCACCGCAACAGCCTGCACCGCCGCCGCCGGCACAGCCGCCCGTGCCGCCGCAGCCGGGATACGGAGCACCGCAGCCTCCCGCCCCGCCGCAGCCGGGCTATGGCGCACCGCAGCAGCCGTACGGCGCACCGCAACAGCCGTACGGCGCGCCTCAGCAGCCGTATGGCGCACCCCAGCAGCCCGGATACGGTGCGCCTCAGCAGTCGCCGGTTTACGGCGCTCCGCAGCCGCCGGTTCCGCAGTACGGTGCACCGCAGCAGCCGCCCGTTCCGCCCTACGGTGCTCCGCAGTACGGTCAGCCGTACGCGCCGGCACCCGCCGGCAAGTCACCGGTTCTGAGCATCCTCGCGCTGATCGGCGGCATCATCGGCGTGATCTCGCTCGGATGGGGCGCGCTGTTCGGGATCGCCGCCATCGTTCTCGGGTTCCTCGGCAAGTCGCGCGAGCCTCAGGCGAAGGGCATGTGGCTGACGGGCATCATCCTTGGATTCGTGTCCGTGCTGTTCATCGTGCTCTGGATCATCTTCATCATCATCGCCGCGGTGGCGAGCGCGTCCTACAGTTACACATACTGA
- a CDS encoding DUF4190 domain-containing protein → MSDPNAPQDPNSAPQQPAGAPVPPASQPPAGAPVPPPAPQPPAYGAPAQPVPPQPAAPQQPAPPQYGAAPAAPAAPQYGQPYAPGPVQKSPILSILSLVGGIIGIVGAFFYFGGLFAIAAIVLGFIGRSREPQAKGFWLTGIILGFVAIVIEIIAIIVVVAVLASVSSSLNSY, encoded by the coding sequence ATGTCAGACCCCAACGCTCCTCAGGATCCGAATTCGGCTCCGCAGCAGCCTGCCGGGGCCCCCGTGCCTCCTGCTTCGCAGCCGCCGGCAGGCGCTCCGGTTCCTCCGCCCGCCCCGCAGCCGCCCGCCTACGGCGCGCCGGCGCAACCCGTCCCACCGCAGCCGGCGGCTCCCCAGCAGCCCGCCCCGCCGCAGTACGGTGCCGCTCCCGCAGCACCGGCAGCTCCGCAGTACGGTCAGCCCTACGCGCCCGGACCGGTTCAGAAATCGCCGATCCTCAGCATCCTGTCCCTGGTCGGCGGCATCATCGGCATCGTCGGAGCGTTCTTCTACTTCGGTGGACTCTTCGCGATCGCGGCGATCGTCCTCGGCTTCATCGGCAGGAGCCGTGAGCCGCAGGCCAAGGGATTCTGGCTGACCGGCATCATCCTCGGATTCGTCGCCATCGTGATCGAGATCATCGCGATCATCGTCGTCGTTGCGGTCCTGGCGTCGGTGAGTTCGTCCCTGAATTCGTACTGA